The Candidatus Binatia bacterium genome includes a region encoding these proteins:
- a CDS encoding extracellular solute-binding protein, translated as MNRNQWKIAWILFVVAFLPARFDAIGAEVKPGGDAEWTKRVAAAKKEGKLSVFLFQRDNIEAAVKSFEKAFPEIQVLTASASAPETGPRIMAERRAEKYLWDLCICGPTTPYAVLYPAKALDAVKPALMLPEVVDESKWWGGKHHYMDPDGQHIFVFLGSVEMPNLYYNKNLVDPKEMRSFWDLTNAKWRGKILAMDPRQPGRQRVSARFLYHIPELGAPFLARLFTEMDASLSRDDRQAMDWLATGKFPLCLFCGDIDKARAQGLPVGEFSTYTWKESPAIYSGSNGTVALMNNAPHPNAARVFINWLLSREGQTNFQKVMNTPDVVMESMRQDIGKDPIAPERRRAPGVKYILMDTPERSDQAPVAKLLKEIIK; from the coding sequence ATGAACCGAAATCAGTGGAAGATCGCGTGGATCCTGTTCGTGGTCGCTTTTTTGCCCGCTCGGTTTGATGCGATCGGCGCCGAGGTGAAGCCGGGGGGGGACGCCGAGTGGACCAAGCGGGTGGCCGCGGCAAAAAAAGAAGGCAAGCTGTCGGTCTTTCTGTTTCAGCGCGACAATATCGAAGCCGCAGTCAAATCCTTCGAGAAGGCTTTTCCGGAGATTCAAGTTTTAACGGCGAGCGCATCGGCGCCGGAGACCGGGCCGCGCATCATGGCGGAGCGGAGAGCCGAAAAGTATCTCTGGGATCTTTGTATCTGCGGCCCCACCACTCCTTACGCGGTTCTCTATCCCGCGAAGGCCCTGGATGCCGTCAAACCGGCGTTGATGCTGCCTGAAGTCGTGGATGAGTCCAAGTGGTGGGGCGGGAAGCATCACTACATGGACCCCGACGGACAGCATATCTTCGTTTTTTTGGGCAGCGTCGAGATGCCGAACCTTTATTACAACAAAAATCTCGTCGACCCGAAAGAGATGCGCTCTTTTTGGGATTTGACGAATGCCAAGTGGCGGGGCAAGATCCTGGCCATGGATCCCCGCCAGCCGGGCCGGCAACGTGTCAGCGCGCGGTTTCTCTATCACATCCCGGAGCTTGGAGCGCCGTTTCTCGCGCGCCTATTTACGGAAATGGACGCGAGCCTGAGCCGGGACGACCGCCAGGCGATGGATTGGCTGGCCACGGGAAAATTCCCGCTATGTCTTTTCTGCGGCGATATCGACAAGGCGCGAGCGCAGGGCCTTCCGGTGGGAGAGTTTAGCACCTACACTTGGAAAGAGAGTCCGGCGATCTACTCGGGGAGCAACGGCACGGTGGCTTTAATGAACAACGCGCCGCATCCGAACGCGGCCAGAGTTTTCATCAATTGGCTCCTCTCCAGGGAAGGTCAGACGAATTTTCAGAAGGTCATGAATACGCCGGACGTAGTGATGGAATCGATGCGCCAGGACATCGGCAAGGATCCGATCGCGCCGGAAAGGCGGCGCGCCCCCGGTGTGAAATATATTCTCATGGATACGCCCGAGCGGAGCGATCAGGCGCCGGTCGCGAAGCTGCTCAAGGAAATCATCAAATAA
- a CDS encoding Rieske 2Fe-2S domain-containing protein: MLTREENERLTRVGAGTPVGELLRRYWYSIAAASELARHPTKLVKILGEELVLFRDGQGKLGLIGAYCAHRRAQLVYGIPEADGLRCPYHGWKYNGEGRCVEQPFEETVKPGNTFKDSIQLPAYAAEELGGLIFGYLGPKPVPLLPRWDLLVEEKVWREIGHAVTACNWLQTTENILDPVHVEWLHGEFRTYAAQKTGKGERSRKHIRHLKIGFDLAAYGIIKRRILEGETEESDDWKIGHWLVFPSTQKGPDMLRFRVPVDDTNTAQWYYSVHPVNEGDQQKASEIPLYEMPSPVLDEHGQPQLDLLNSDVDPQDNAIFASQQTVFDRTQELLGESDRGIVMYRHLLDHQIKLIHEGKDPMNVFRDPSANVCLELPTESREKFLTGRLGARARYSRRYRSILKVPA, translated from the coding sequence ATGTTGACAAGAGAAGAAAATGAACGATTGACCCGCGTCGGCGCCGGGACGCCCGTCGGCGAATTGTTGCGCCGCTACTGGTATTCCATCGCGGCGGCCTCCGAGCTGGCGCGGCACCCGACGAAGCTGGTCAAGATTCTCGGCGAAGAATTGGTCTTATTTCGCGATGGACAGGGAAAACTCGGACTCATCGGCGCGTACTGCGCGCACCGCCGCGCCCAGCTCGTCTACGGCATTCCCGAGGCCGACGGCTTGCGCTGCCCCTATCACGGCTGGAAATACAACGGTGAAGGACGTTGCGTAGAGCAGCCTTTCGAAGAAACGGTGAAGCCCGGCAATACCTTCAAGGACAGCATTCAATTGCCGGCGTATGCGGCCGAGGAACTGGGTGGACTCATCTTCGGTTATCTCGGGCCGAAGCCGGTTCCTTTGCTGCCGCGTTGGGACCTTTTGGTGGAGGAAAAAGTCTGGCGCGAGATCGGCCACGCGGTGACCGCGTGCAACTGGCTTCAAACGACGGAGAACATTCTCGACCCGGTCCATGTCGAGTGGCTGCACGGCGAGTTTCGCACTTACGCCGCGCAGAAGACCGGGAAGGGCGAGCGCAGCCGAAAGCACATCCGCCATCTGAAGATCGGCTTCGACCTGGCGGCTTACGGAATTATCAAGCGGAGAATATTGGAGGGGGAGACGGAGGAGTCCGACGATTGGAAGATCGGCCACTGGCTGGTTTTTCCCAGCACGCAAAAAGGGCCGGATATGCTGCGCTTCCGCGTGCCCGTGGACGATACGAACACCGCGCAGTGGTATTACTCCGTTCACCCGGTGAACGAAGGCGACCAGCAGAAGGCGAGTGAGATACCGCTCTACGAGATGCCTTCGCCGGTGCTGGACGAGCACGGTCAGCCGCAACTGGATCTTCTGAACAGCGACGTCGATCCCCAGGACAATGCCATTTTCGCCTCGCAACAGACCGTTTTTGATCGCACGCAAGAGCTTCTGGGAGAATCCGACCGCGGCATCGTGATGTACCGCCATCTCCTCGATCACCAGATCAAGTTGATCCATGAAGGGAAAGATCCCATGAACGTCTTCCGTGACCCGAGCGCCAACGTCTGCCTCGAACTGCCGACCGAAAGCCGGGAGAAATTCCTGACCGGGCGTCTGGGCGCGCGAGCGCGCTATTCGCGCAGGTATCGGTCGATTCTAAAAGTACCGGCGTGA
- a CDS encoding extracellular solute-binding protein, translated as MITIVQAAKSSAVLVLTLFLCGRALAADSQAEWERTRAAAEKEGVVSYYTLGDDYAYIKEFEKKFPKIRVKIEPGKGSELLSRILAEWRAGKYLTDVARIGNTSPYALYQAKALQPMPSAFILPEVKDEAKWWQGRHQYADPEGRYIFVSVGSVSNNMAAYNTDLVNPSELNSYWEVLDKWKGKIVVMDPRAGGYGRSGARFAYYNPQLGPRYLQRLFGEIGVTLSRDYNQAIDWVATKKFAIFLFGNGDDILQARAQGLPINTIDTGGWKEGTALEPAAFTFVLMDKAPHPNAAKIFINWLLSREGQSAIQKEGQTNDSLRIDIPKNEVRPYMRRRDGANYVVTWTPEWMDTEPMMKVINQALGAGK; from the coding sequence ATGATAACAATAGTACAAGCAGCCAAATCGTCGGCGGTCCTCGTGCTGACGCTTTTCTTGTGCGGCCGCGCGCTCGCGGCGGACTCGCAGGCCGAATGGGAGCGCACGCGCGCCGCGGCCGAGAAGGAAGGCGTGGTCTCGTATTACACTCTGGGCGACGATTACGCCTACATCAAAGAGTTCGAGAAGAAATTTCCTAAGATCAGAGTCAAAATCGAGCCGGGAAAAGGCAGCGAGCTGCTCTCGCGCATCTTGGCGGAGTGGCGCGCCGGCAAGTATCTTACCGACGTGGCCCGCATCGGCAATACCTCCCCGTACGCGCTCTATCAGGCGAAGGCGCTGCAGCCGATGCCATCCGCCTTCATTCTTCCGGAAGTGAAAGACGAGGCCAAATGGTGGCAGGGCAGGCACCAATACGCCGACCCGGAGGGTCGATACATCTTCGTTTCCGTCGGCAGCGTGTCGAACAACATGGCGGCGTACAATACCGATCTGGTGAACCCCTCGGAGCTCAACTCATACTGGGAGGTTTTGGACAAATGGAAAGGAAAAATAGTGGTCATGGACCCGCGGGCGGGCGGTTACGGCCGCAGCGGCGCGCGGTTCGCCTACTACAATCCGCAGCTCGGCCCGCGCTATCTCCAGCGGCTGTTTGGCGAGATCGGTGTGACCCTCTCGCGCGACTATAACCAGGCGATCGATTGGGTGGCGACAAAGAAGTTTGCTATTTTTCTTTTCGGCAACGGCGACGATATACTGCAGGCTCGGGCGCAGGGGCTGCCGATCAACACCATCGACACGGGCGGGTGGAAAGAGGGGACGGCGCTGGAGCCGGCGGCGTTTACTTTCGTACTCATGGACAAAGCGCCGCACCCGAACGCGGCCAAGATTTTCATCAACTGGCTGCTCTCGCGCGAAGGGCAATCGGCGATTCAGAAAGAAGGACAGACGAATGACTCTCTCCGAATCGATATTCCAAAAAACGAGGTCCGGCCTTACATGCGCCGCCGCGACGGCGCAAACTACGTCGTCACCTGGACCCCCGAGTGGATGGACACGGAGCCGATGATGAAGGTCATCAACCAGGCGCTGGGGGCGGGAAAATGA